A window of Citrus sinensis cultivar Valencia sweet orange chromosome 7, DVS_A1.0, whole genome shotgun sequence contains these coding sequences:
- the LOC102607972 gene encoding RNA polymerase II transcriptional coactivator KIWI — protein MSGKGKRKEEEEYDSDGSVDGHAPPKKASKTDSSDDSDDIVVCEISKNRRVSVRNWQGKVWVDIREFYVKEGKKFPGKKGISLSVDQWNTLRDHVEEINKALGDNS, from the exons ATGTCAGGCAAGGGAAAGAGAAAGGAAGAAGAGGAGTACGACTCAGACGGAAGCGTTGACGGCCACGCGCCACCCAAGAAAGCTTCCAAGACGGACTCCTCCGACGACTCTGATGACATAGTCGTCTGCGAG ATATCGAAGAATAGAAGAGTATCAGTGAGGAACTGGCAAGGCAAGGTGTGGGTTGACATTCGTGAATTTTATGTCAAAGAAGGCAAAAAATTTCCTGGCAAAAAAG GTATATCATTGAGTGTGGATCAG TGGAATACACTTCGGGATCATGTGGAGGAAATCAATAAGGCACTTGGTGATAATTCTTAG